A genomic window from Cryobacterium sp. SO2 includes:
- a CDS encoding ROK family protein has protein sequence MTHAPPTLGVRGGTSNDQLRRYNLSMVMTMLHHAGGCSRAELTKRTGLNRSTIAALVAELADLGMVFEVEPESVVGRVGRPSPQVVPNPGLAAIAVNPDIDAITVGLVGLGGEVIRRIRFDTTRVPTVAEAINAVKAIVDGMRGEIDQSYSIAGVGVAVPALVNSADGRVLIAPHLGWRDANLARDLARVLDYPVFAGNDASLGAIAESMFGAARGINDLVYLNGSASGIGGGLIIGGSPLRGTSGYAGELGHTLVNSQGVRCHCGRIGCLETEVSMARLLAVLKLPRADQDDLDIALGVSRDPAVLAEVRRQIELLSEAISNFVNMFDPEMVVLGGFLGSLLSVGREQLTAAMIVRSMSSIGHTVAIERASLGSHLMLVGAAELAFADLLDDPAGFVRGRPTRR, from the coding sequence GTGACCCATGCACCACCCACCCTGGGTGTTCGGGGCGGTACCAGCAACGACCAGCTCCGCCGGTACAACCTGTCGATGGTCATGACGATGCTGCACCACGCCGGCGGATGCTCGCGGGCCGAGCTCACCAAGCGCACCGGGCTCAACCGGTCCACGATCGCGGCCCTCGTGGCCGAGCTCGCTGACCTGGGCATGGTGTTCGAGGTGGAACCGGAGAGCGTGGTGGGCCGGGTGGGCCGGCCCAGCCCCCAGGTGGTGCCCAACCCGGGGCTGGCCGCGATCGCCGTGAACCCCGACATCGACGCCATCACGGTGGGGCTCGTCGGCCTGGGCGGCGAGGTGATCCGGCGCATCCGCTTCGACACCACCCGGGTGCCCACCGTGGCCGAGGCCATCAACGCCGTCAAGGCCATCGTCGACGGCATGCGCGGCGAGATCGACCAGAGCTACAGCATCGCCGGCGTGGGGGTGGCCGTACCGGCGCTGGTGAACTCCGCCGACGGCCGGGTGCTGATCGCCCCGCACCTGGGCTGGCGTGACGCCAACCTGGCCCGCGACCTCGCCAGGGTGCTGGACTACCCGGTCTTCGCCGGCAACGACGCCAGCCTGGGCGCCATCGCCGAGAGCATGTTCGGCGCCGCCCGCGGTATCAACGACCTCGTTTACCTCAACGGCAGCGCCAGCGGCATCGGCGGCGGCCTGATCATCGGCGGCAGCCCGCTGCGCGGCACGAGCGGGTACGCGGGCGAGCTCGGCCACACTCTGGTGAACAGTCAGGGGGTGCGCTGCCACTGCGGTCGGATCGGCTGCCTGGAGACCGAGGTGAGCATGGCCAGGTTGCTCGCGGTGCTCAAACTGCCCCGCGCCGACCAGGACGACCTTGACATCGCGCTCGGCGTCTCCCGCGACCCGGCCGTGCTGGCCGAGGTGCGCCGGCAGATCGAGCTGCTCTCCGAGGCGATCTCCAACTTCGTGAACATGTTCGACCCCGAGATGGTGGTGCTCGGCGGGTTCCTCGGCTCGCTGCTGTCGGTGGGCCGGGAGCAGTTGACTGCGGCCATGATCGTGCGTTCGATGAGCAGCATCGGCCACACCGTGGCCATCGAGCGGGCCAGCCTGGGGTCGCACCTCATGCTCGTCGGCGCCGCCGAGCTGGCCTTCGCCGACCTGCTCGACGACCCGGCCGGCTTCGTGCGCGGCCGCCCCACCCGCCGCTAG
- a CDS encoding carbohydrate ABC transporter permease: MTSTILDPATSAVAGPPARQSRKRRSSTTRKSLGDWMILLAAVLIGLLIAVPFFLILINSFKSPADYNAAGPLTLPTDLYFDGMVNFWERVNFPEKLWNSFFISSVVAILAVVISLLNAFALGIGRVRGRTWIVLLILLANMLPQEVLLYPLYFMFKSVGLYDNQWAVIIIFVVIQSAFGTYLLASVLGTFPKEILEAASLDGASRWTILYRVVYPITKPTLSVLVIFFFIWTWNEFLIPLTFLVSNASQTVPVSIAVLQGDRLMDVTTTSASALLGLLPTLIFFLIFQRTLTRGITAGAVK, encoded by the coding sequence ATGACCTCCACCATCCTCGACCCCGCCACCTCGGCCGTCGCCGGCCCGCCGGCCCGGCAGAGCCGCAAACGGCGCAGCAGCACCACCCGCAAGTCCCTCGGCGACTGGATGATCCTGCTCGCCGCCGTGCTGATCGGCCTGCTCATCGCGGTGCCGTTCTTCCTCATCCTGATCAACTCGTTCAAGTCGCCCGCCGACTACAACGCGGCCGGCCCGCTCACCCTGCCCACCGACCTGTACTTCGACGGCATGGTCAACTTCTGGGAGCGGGTGAACTTCCCCGAGAAGCTCTGGAACAGCTTCTTCATCTCCAGCGTCGTCGCCATCCTGGCCGTGGTCATCTCGTTGCTGAACGCGTTCGCGCTCGGCATCGGCCGGGTGCGTGGCCGCACCTGGATCGTGCTGCTGATCCTGCTGGCCAATATGCTGCCGCAGGAAGTGCTGCTCTACCCGCTCTACTTCATGTTCAAGAGCGTGGGCCTCTACGACAACCAGTGGGCCGTGATCATCATCTTCGTGGTCATCCAGAGCGCTTTCGGCACCTACCTGCTGGCCAGCGTGCTCGGCACCTTCCCCAAGGAGATCCTCGAGGCCGCGTCCCTGGACGGCGCCAGCCGCTGGACGATCCTCTACCGGGTGGTCTACCCGATCACCAAGCCCACCCTGAGCGTGCTGGTGATCTTCTTCTTCATCTGGACCTGGAATGAGTTCCTCATCCCGCTGACCTTCCTGGTGAGCAACGCGAGTCAGACCGTGCCGGTCTCGATCGCGGTGCTGCAGGGCGACCGGCTGATGGACGTCACCACCACCAGCGCCTCGGCCCTGCTGGGCCTGTTGCCCACCCTGATCTTCTTCCTCATCTTCCAACGCACCCTCACCAGGGGCATCACCGCAGGAGCAGTCAAGTAG
- a CDS encoding extracellular solute-binding protein, whose translation MKKTKRSLAGIAVLGVSALLLSACSAGGSGGGDSNTLKLWHFESDTSAMGIAWTEAIKVFEEETGAKVEFEEKSFEQIRSTASQVLNSDEAPDILEYNKGNATAGLLASQGLLSDLDDDYAEYGWDDALAPSLQTTARYDEDGIMGSGAFYGVPNYGEFVEMYYNKDMFAAAGLEVPTTVAELETVMAAFVDQGITPLAESAAEYPLGQLWYQLALTKADRSFVDDYQLYTGDVDWSGPELSYATETIKDWTDAGYISTDASGFKAEDAGTAFINGTYPIFYSGSWWHNRFTTEATGFEWGTFLFPEAEMSPGSAGNMWVIPEKAKNKDLAAQFIDITMRPEIQALIGNNGGIPVAANTEDITDPKSQELIGNFNTLTEKDGIAFYPDWPTATFYDELNAGLQELINGTKSPADINEQLGGQYQSGVEDIVG comes from the coding sequence GTGAAGAAAACCAAGAGAAGCCTCGCCGGCATTGCCGTGCTCGGCGTCAGCGCCCTCCTGCTCTCCGCCTGCTCGGCCGGCGGCTCCGGCGGCGGCGACAGCAACACCCTCAAGCTCTGGCACTTCGAGAGCGACACCAGCGCGATGGGCATCGCCTGGACCGAAGCCATCAAGGTCTTCGAAGAAGAAACCGGCGCAAAGGTCGAGTTCGAGGAGAAGAGCTTCGAGCAGATCCGCTCCACCGCCAGCCAGGTTCTCAACTCCGACGAGGCCCCCGACATCCTCGAGTACAACAAGGGCAACGCCACCGCCGGCCTCCTCGCCAGCCAGGGCCTGCTCAGCGACCTCGACGACGACTACGCCGAGTACGGCTGGGACGACGCCCTCGCCCCGTCGCTGCAGACCACCGCGCGCTACGACGAAGACGGCATCATGGGCTCCGGCGCGTTCTACGGCGTGCCCAACTACGGCGAGTTCGTGGAGATGTACTACAACAAGGACATGTTCGCCGCCGCCGGACTCGAGGTGCCGACCACCGTCGCCGAACTCGAGACCGTCATGGCCGCCTTCGTCGACCAGGGCATCACCCCGCTGGCCGAGTCCGCCGCCGAGTACCCGCTGGGCCAGCTCTGGTACCAGCTCGCGCTCACCAAGGCCGACCGCTCCTTCGTCGACGACTACCAGCTCTACACCGGCGACGTGGACTGGTCCGGCCCCGAGCTGAGCTACGCCACCGAGACCATCAAGGACTGGACCGACGCCGGCTACATCTCCACCGACGCCAGCGGCTTCAAGGCAGAGGATGCCGGCACCGCGTTCATCAACGGCACCTACCCGATCTTCTACTCGGGTTCCTGGTGGCACAACCGGTTCACCACCGAGGCCACCGGCTTCGAGTGGGGCACCTTCCTCTTCCCCGAGGCCGAGATGTCGCCCGGTTCCGCCGGCAACATGTGGGTTATCCCGGAGAAGGCCAAGAACAAGGACCTCGCGGCCCAGTTCATCGACATCACCATGCGCCCCGAGATCCAGGCCCTGATCGGTAACAACGGTGGCATCCCCGTCGCCGCGAACACCGAAGACATCACGGACCCGAAGAGCCAGGAACTGATCGGCAACTTCAACACCCTCACCGAGAAGGACGGCATCGCGTTCTACCCGGACTGGCCCACCGCCACGTTCTACGACGAACTGAACGCCGGCCTGCAGGAACTCATCAACGGCACCAAGTCGCCCGCTGACATCAACGAGCAGCTCGGCGGCCAGTACCAGTCAGGTGTCGAGGACATCGTCGGCTAA
- a CDS encoding LacI family DNA-binding transcriptional regulator, with translation MANIHDVARVAGVSISTVSYALSGKRSIAASTKQRIDEAVLELDYRANAGARMLKGARTNILALSAPLHAGTHAPAHMTFVLSVVTAARKYDYDVLLLTQDEATSGLRRVVRSSLVDGIVLLDVSTEDPRTDLVRELGLPATVIGIPNDTDGLTCVDLDFERAAVMAVRRLVDLGHREIGLIGQAPAVYERGSNFPPRFRDAFLAEAARLGATVAFTPAPEESAGVRAAFDGLTATLPGMTGLVLHSNEPVQSMVLELLSQRGISVPNDLSVISACSSFSTDHLTPPLDVIPLPADQSCTRAIELTMAQFAGDVLPHVEFIEPTYVELGSTAPSPLHP, from the coding sequence ATGGCCAACATTCACGACGTTGCACGCGTCGCCGGGGTGTCCATCAGCACGGTCTCGTACGCGCTCAGCGGCAAGCGGTCCATCGCGGCCTCCACCAAGCAGCGCATCGACGAGGCCGTTCTCGAGCTCGACTACCGGGCCAATGCCGGCGCGCGGATGCTCAAGGGCGCGCGCACCAACATCCTCGCGTTGAGTGCCCCGCTGCACGCCGGCACCCACGCGCCTGCCCACATGACCTTTGTGCTCTCGGTGGTCACGGCGGCCCGCAAGTACGACTACGACGTGCTGCTGCTCACCCAGGACGAGGCCACCAGCGGACTGCGCCGAGTGGTGCGCAGCTCGCTCGTCGACGGCATCGTGCTGCTGGACGTCTCCACCGAAGACCCGCGCACCGACCTGGTGCGTGAGCTCGGCCTGCCCGCCACCGTGATCGGCATCCCCAACGACACCGACGGTCTCACCTGCGTCGACCTCGACTTCGAGCGGGCGGCCGTGATGGCCGTGCGCCGCCTGGTCGACCTCGGCCACCGTGAGATCGGCCTGATCGGCCAGGCGCCGGCGGTCTACGAGCGCGGCTCCAACTTTCCGCCGCGGTTCCGCGACGCCTTCCTGGCCGAGGCCGCACGCCTGGGCGCCACCGTGGCGTTCACGCCGGCGCCCGAGGAATCGGCCGGGGTTCGGGCGGCGTTCGACGGCCTGACGGCGACCCTGCCCGGTATGACCGGGCTGGTGCTGCACAGCAACGAGCCCGTGCAGTCCATGGTGCTTGAGCTCCTCAGCCAGCGCGGCATCAGCGTGCCGAACGACCTCTCGGTCATCTCGGCCTGCTCCAGCTTCTCCACCGACCACCTCACCCCGCCCCTCGACGTGATCCCGTTACCCGCCGACCAGTCCTGCACACGCGCGATCGAGCTCACCATGGCCCAGTTCGCCGGCGATGTGCTGCCGCACGTCGAGTTCATCGAACCGACGTACGTCGAGCTCGGCTCGACAGCCCCCAGCCCCCTCCACCCCTAG
- the yicI gene encoding alpha-xylosidase — translation MKFTDGFWHTRPGVTALYAQEAYDIEQVGTALRVTAPTKVIERRGDVLNRALLTVTLSSPLPGIIKVRVDQHTGIATGSGFDLVGAEPDAGVIVIDNTGGTLTAGPLTARVALGAPFALSFEADGRTLTESGHKSIGHMQLAPGAPVAAEPAGVSGVTTTGLAPAASYTHAQLSLGVGELVYGLGERFGPLIKNGQTIDIWNADGGTSSEQSYKNVPFYLTNRGYGVLVNHPEHVSFEVGTEAVERVQFSVAGPAIEYLVIYGPTPKDVLERYTRLTGRPARVPAWSYGLWLSTSFTTQYDEATVNSFIDGMAERDLPLSVFHFDCFWMREFNWTDFEWDPRVFPDPEGMLTRLHEKNLHVSAWINPYIAQRAGIFAEAAAAGYLVKKANGDVWQWDMWQAGMGLVDFTNPAAVTWFQGKLRGLFAQGVDAIKTDFGERIPTDVVWHDGSSADVMHNLYSQLYNKAVFEVLQEHRGEGDAVLFARSATVGGQMQPVHWGGDNSSSYESMAETLRGGLSLAFSGFGYWSHDIGGFEGMPDPAVFKRWLAFGLLSSHSRLHGSTSYRVPWLFDDGREEPGQSAVDVTRVFTKLKLALMPYLYQVGLEAHSVGAPFMRPMQLEFPGDPAVDYLDRQYLLGADLLVAPVFSESGDVQYYLPAGTWTNYLTDEVVEGPVWRRETHAFDSLPLWVRGGAVLVTGSRDDRPDYDYTDEALVTVYPGGTGEARTVDISNPLDGTHITVTVTSDGDNTVVTSDSAAPFRARLAGGTTVVATDRKALLR, via the coding sequence ATGAAATTCACCGATGGTTTCTGGCACACCCGCCCCGGCGTCACCGCGCTCTACGCGCAGGAGGCGTACGACATCGAACAGGTCGGCACCGCGCTGCGGGTGACCGCGCCGACGAAGGTGATCGAACGCCGCGGCGACGTGCTCAACCGCGCCCTGCTCACCGTCACCCTCTCCTCGCCGCTGCCGGGCATCATCAAGGTGCGCGTCGACCAGCACACCGGCATCGCGACCGGCTCTGGTTTCGACCTGGTCGGCGCCGAGCCGGATGCCGGTGTCATCGTGATCGACAACACCGGCGGCACCCTCACGGCCGGCCCGCTCACCGCCCGTGTGGCCCTCGGCGCCCCGTTCGCGCTGTCGTTCGAGGCCGACGGGCGCACCCTCACCGAGAGCGGGCACAAGTCGATCGGGCACATGCAGCTCGCCCCCGGCGCCCCCGTCGCGGCCGAGCCGGCCGGGGTGTCCGGCGTCACCACCACCGGGCTCGCGCCGGCGGCGTCCTACACGCACGCGCAACTGTCCCTCGGCGTCGGCGAACTGGTCTACGGCCTCGGCGAGCGCTTCGGCCCGCTGATCAAGAACGGCCAGACAATCGACATCTGGAACGCCGACGGCGGCACCTCCAGCGAGCAGTCCTACAAGAACGTGCCGTTCTACCTCACCAACCGCGGCTACGGCGTGCTGGTCAACCACCCCGAGCACGTCTCGTTCGAGGTGGGCACCGAGGCCGTGGAGCGGGTGCAGTTCTCGGTGGCCGGCCCGGCCATCGAATACCTGGTGATCTACGGCCCCACCCCCAAGGACGTGCTCGAGCGCTACACCCGGCTCACCGGCCGCCCGGCCCGGGTGCCGGCCTGGTCGTACGGCCTGTGGCTGTCGACCTCGTTCACCACCCAGTACGACGAAGCCACGGTGAACAGCTTCATCGACGGCATGGCCGAACGCGACCTGCCGCTCTCCGTCTTCCACTTCGACTGCTTCTGGATGCGCGAATTCAACTGGACCGACTTCGAATGGGACCCGCGGGTGTTCCCCGACCCCGAGGGCATGCTCACCCGGCTGCACGAGAAGAACCTGCACGTGAGCGCCTGGATCAACCCGTACATCGCCCAGCGGGCCGGCATCTTCGCCGAGGCCGCTGCGGCCGGCTACCTGGTGAAGAAGGCCAACGGCGACGTCTGGCAGTGGGACATGTGGCAGGCCGGCATGGGCCTGGTCGACTTCACCAACCCGGCCGCCGTCACCTGGTTCCAGGGCAAGCTGCGCGGTCTCTTCGCGCAGGGTGTCGACGCCATCAAGACCGACTTCGGCGAACGCATCCCCACGGATGTGGTGTGGCACGACGGCTCGTCGGCCGACGTGATGCACAACCTCTACAGCCAGCTCTACAACAAGGCCGTCTTCGAGGTGCTGCAGGAGCACCGCGGCGAGGGCGACGCGGTGCTGTTCGCCCGGTCGGCCACCGTCGGCGGCCAGATGCAGCCCGTGCACTGGGGCGGAGACAACTCCTCCAGCTACGAGTCGATGGCCGAGACCCTGCGCGGCGGGCTCTCCCTGGCGTTTTCCGGCTTCGGCTACTGGAGCCACGACATCGGCGGCTTCGAGGGCATGCCCGACCCGGCCGTGTTCAAGCGCTGGCTGGCCTTCGGCCTGCTCTCCAGCCACTCCCGGTTGCACGGCTCCACCAGCTACCGGGTGCCGTGGCTCTTCGACGACGGCCGGGAGGAGCCCGGCCAGAGCGCCGTGGACGTGACCCGGGTGTTCACCAAACTCAAGCTCGCGCTGATGCCCTACCTCTACCAGGTGGGTCTCGAGGCGCACAGCGTCGGCGCCCCGTTCATGCGGCCGATGCAGCTCGAGTTCCCCGGCGACCCGGCCGTGGACTACCTCGACCGGCAGTACCTGCTCGGCGCCGACCTGCTCGTGGCGCCGGTGTTCAGCGAGTCCGGCGACGTGCAGTACTATCTGCCCGCCGGCACCTGGACCAACTACCTCACCGACGAGGTCGTGGAGGGCCCGGTCTGGCGCCGCGAGACCCACGCCTTCGACAGCCTTCCGCTCTGGGTGCGCGGGGGAGCGGTGCTCGTCACCGGCTCCCGCGACGACCGGCCCGACTACGACTACACCGATGAGGCCCTCGTCACCGTCTACCCCGGCGGCACCGGCGAAGCCAGGACCGTCGACATCAGCAACCCGCTGGACGGCACCCACATCACCGTCACCGTCACGAGCGACGGCGACAACACCGTCGTCACCAGCGATTCGGCGGCGCCGTTCCGCGCCCGGCTCGCCGGTGGCACTACCGTTGTCGCTACCGACCGAAAGGCACTTCTTCGATGA
- a CDS encoding GH1 family beta-glucosidase codes for MTSTTTPAATAGNPDYRDAGLVFPDSFIFGSATASYQVEGAFDEDGRGPSIWDTFSHTPGKIWNEDTGDVAADHYHRLEADLDLMSSLGLAAYRFSISWSRIQPTGRGPANQKGLDFYARLIDGLIARGIRPIVTMYHWDLPQALEDEGGWTNRATAYAFADYAAILGAAFGDRVDTWTTLNEPWCSAYLGYGSGAHAPGRTDGAAALAAVHHLNLAHGLAILALKPLVTNDPDFSITLNLHVLRGEGETGPEAVRQIDALANRVFLGPLLKGAYPADVLEDTKGISDWAFVLPGDTEIIHQPLEVLGVNYYSTTLVRLWDGESPRENADGHKDVGASPWPGADRVEFLAQPGPYTEMGWNIDPSGLEDLLVSLHEEFPNQPLMVTENGAAFADTVVQTDDGPRVHDVERTDYLRRHFTAAHRAMARGVDLRGYQVWSLMDNFEWGYGYSKRFGIIHVDYETLERTPKDSARWYAALVATRTLPA; via the coding sequence ATGACCAGCACCACAACGCCGGCCGCCACCGCCGGAAACCCCGATTACCGGGACGCCGGCCTGGTGTTCCCCGACTCATTCATCTTCGGCTCCGCCACCGCCAGCTACCAGGTGGAGGGTGCCTTCGACGAAGACGGCCGCGGGCCCTCGATCTGGGATACCTTCAGCCACACGCCGGGCAAGATCTGGAACGAGGACACCGGCGATGTCGCCGCCGACCACTACCACCGGCTTGAGGCCGACCTCGACCTGATGAGCTCGCTGGGACTGGCCGCGTACAGGTTCTCGATCTCCTGGTCGCGCATCCAGCCCACCGGCCGGGGCCCGGCGAACCAGAAGGGGCTCGACTTCTATGCCCGCCTGATCGACGGGCTCATTGCGCGCGGCATCCGCCCCATCGTCACCATGTACCACTGGGACCTGCCGCAGGCGCTCGAAGACGAGGGCGGCTGGACCAACCGGGCCACCGCCTACGCCTTCGCCGACTACGCGGCGATCCTGGGCGCGGCCTTCGGCGACCGGGTGGACACCTGGACCACGCTGAACGAGCCCTGGTGCTCGGCGTACCTCGGCTACGGCTCCGGCGCGCACGCGCCCGGCCGCACCGATGGCGCCGCTGCGCTCGCGGCCGTGCACCACCTCAACCTCGCGCACGGCCTGGCGATCCTGGCCCTCAAGCCCCTCGTCACCAACGACCCCGACTTCTCGATCACCCTCAACCTGCACGTGCTGCGCGGCGAGGGCGAGACCGGACCGGAGGCCGTGCGGCAGATCGACGCCCTGGCCAACCGGGTGTTCCTCGGCCCGCTGCTGAAGGGCGCGTACCCGGCGGATGTGCTCGAAGACACCAAGGGAATCAGCGACTGGGCTTTCGTTCTGCCCGGCGACACCGAGATCATCCACCAGCCGCTCGAGGTGCTCGGCGTTAACTACTACTCCACCACGCTGGTGCGGCTGTGGGACGGCGAGTCGCCCCGGGAGAACGCCGACGGCCACAAGGACGTCGGCGCGTCACCGTGGCCGGGCGCGGACAGGGTCGAGTTCCTCGCCCAGCCGGGCCCGTACACCGAGATGGGCTGGAACATCGACCCGTCCGGCCTCGAGGACCTCCTCGTGTCGTTGCACGAGGAGTTCCCGAACCAGCCGCTGATGGTCACCGAGAACGGGGCCGCGTTCGCCGACACGGTGGTGCAGACCGACGACGGTCCCCGCGTGCACGACGTGGAGCGCACCGACTACCTGCGCCGGCACTTCACCGCCGCGCACCGGGCGATGGCCCGTGGCGTCGACCTGCGCGGCTACCAAGTGTGGTCGCTGATGGACAACTTCGAGTGGGGCTACGGCTACTCCAAGCGCTTCGGCATCATCCACGTGGACTACGAGACCCTCGAGCGCACCCCGAAAGACAGCGCCCGCTGGTACGCCGCCCTGGTCGCCACCCGCACCCTCCCCGCCTAG
- the mmsB gene encoding multiple monosaccharide ABC transporter permease: MTTTTPASSKAPTEPPVKRRMPKLSINLRQYGIVAALAVIVILFQVLTDGRLLLPGNVNNLIQQNAYVLILAIGMVIVIIAGHIDLSVGSVVAMVGAVAAISMNNWGLPWWGAVIVSLLVGALVGAWQGYWVAFVGIPAFIVTLAGMLIFRGLTLVLLTGGTISGLPAEFTAIGAGWLPSYLGELGGRDLLTLALGILTAVALIVFQLRTRATLARLDLPREPLASMWTKNGIAAVAIVWFAWLLSDYSGTPIILIVLAALILIYNFVLNRTVFGRHVYAMGGNLFAAVMSGVKTKWVNFYIFVNMGVLAGLAGVVSTARAGGAVASAGQNYELDAIAAVFIGGAAVQGGVGTVVGAVVGGLVMGVLNMGLSILSVDAAWQMTIKGLVLLLAVAFDIFNKRRAGGR; encoded by the coding sequence ATGACCACCACCACGCCAGCGAGCAGCAAGGCGCCCACAGAACCACCCGTGAAGCGACGGATGCCCAAGCTCTCGATCAACCTTCGCCAGTACGGCATCGTCGCGGCCCTGGCCGTGATCGTGATCCTCTTCCAGGTCCTCACCGACGGGCGCCTCCTGCTGCCCGGCAACGTGAACAACCTCATCCAGCAGAACGCCTACGTGCTGATCCTCGCGATCGGCATGGTGATCGTGATCATCGCCGGCCACATCGACCTGTCGGTCGGGTCGGTCGTGGCCATGGTGGGCGCCGTCGCCGCGATCAGCATGAACAACTGGGGCCTGCCCTGGTGGGGCGCGGTCATCGTGTCGCTGCTGGTCGGCGCCCTCGTCGGCGCCTGGCAGGGCTACTGGGTGGCGTTCGTCGGCATCCCGGCATTCATCGTCACCCTCGCGGGCATGCTCATCTTCCGTGGGCTCACCCTGGTGCTGCTCACCGGCGGCACCATCAGCGGCCTGCCGGCGGAGTTCACCGCCATCGGCGCCGGCTGGTTGCCGTCGTACCTGGGCGAGCTGGGCGGCCGCGACCTGCTCACCCTGGCGCTGGGCATCCTCACCGCCGTGGCCCTGATCGTGTTCCAGCTGCGCACCCGCGCCACCCTGGCCCGGCTCGACCTGCCGCGTGAACCGCTCGCCTCGATGTGGACCAAGAACGGCATCGCCGCCGTCGCCATCGTGTGGTTCGCCTGGCTGCTCAGCGACTACAGCGGCACCCCGATCATCCTGATCGTGCTCGCCGCGCTCATCCTCATCTACAACTTCGTGCTCAACCGCACGGTGTTCGGCCGGCACGTCTACGCCATGGGCGGCAACCTCTTCGCCGCCGTGATGAGCGGCGTGAAGACCAAGTGGGTCAACTTCTACATCTTCGTGAACATGGGTGTGCTGGCCGGCCTGGCCGGGGTGGTCTCGACCGCCCGTGCCGGTGGTGCGGTGGCCTCCGCGGGCCAGAACTACGAGCTCGACGCCATCGCCGCCGTCTTCATCGGCGGCGCCGCGGTGCAGGGCGGCGTGGGCACCGTGGTCGGCGCCGTGGTCGGTGGCCTGGTGATGGGCGTGCTCAACATGGGCCTGTCCATCCTCTCGGTGGACGCCGCCTGGCAGATGACCATCAAGGGTCTGGTGCTGCTGCTCGCCGTGGCGTTTGATATCTTCAACAAGCGGCGCGCCGGAGGACGATAG
- a CDS encoding sugar ABC transporter permease yields MTTASVADAPVDAPAAGNKPVRQSLIPGSNPKTFWIYLIPGLALLTLIIVVPLVWNIYLTFTDYRGIKPPEWVGLENWVKLAGDTTFWTSFSNSIAMIVAMVVVPTLLGLVLAAMLFDLIGKKFGGKIASFLRATYYLPQILPGVVAAIVIGWILRPQNGALNQVLEGIGLGGLAQNWLGDPDTALPSIMVIMIWVQLGYPIVIFMAALQRVDPELYEAAELDGANWIQRFRAITVSIIRPEIFVVTLTCTIAALKVFGPIYTLTGGGPGTSTIVPAYYAYSEFFQSQQVGYGATIATALTIVIAAVSVVFLLAQTRLERKEEER; encoded by the coding sequence ATGACGACAGCATCCGTAGCCGATGCCCCCGTTGATGCTCCCGCGGCAGGCAACAAGCCCGTGCGGCAGAGCCTCATCCCGGGAAGCAACCCCAAGACATTCTGGATTTACCTCATTCCGGGCCTGGCCCTGCTCACGCTGATCATCGTGGTTCCCCTGGTCTGGAACATCTACCTCACCTTCACCGACTACCGCGGCATCAAGCCGCCGGAGTGGGTGGGCCTGGAGAACTGGGTCAAGCTCGCCGGCGACACCACCTTCTGGACCTCGTTCAGCAACTCCATCGCGATGATCGTGGCCATGGTGGTCGTACCCACCCTGCTCGGCCTGGTGCTCGCCGCCATGCTCTTCGACCTGATCGGCAAGAAGTTCGGCGGCAAGATCGCCAGCTTCCTGCGCGCCACCTACTACCTGCCGCAGATCCTCCCCGGCGTCGTCGCCGCGATCGTGATCGGCTGGATCCTGCGCCCGCAGAACGGCGCCCTCAACCAGGTGCTCGAAGGCATCGGCCTGGGCGGCCTCGCGCAGAACTGGCTCGGCGATCCAGACACCGCCCTGCCCAGCATCATGGTCATCATGATCTGGGTGCAGCTCGGCTACCCGATCGTGATCTTCATGGCCGCCCTGCAGCGGGTCGACCCTGAGCTCTACGAAGCCGCCGAACTCGACGGCGCCAACTGGATCCAGCGCTTCCGCGCCATCACGGTGAGCATCATCCGCCCCGAGATCTTCGTGGTCACCCTCACCTGCACCATCGCGGCCCTCAAGGTCTTCGGCCCGATCTACACCCTCACCGGCGGCGGTCCAGGCACCTCCACCATCGTGCCCGCGTACTACGCGTACAGCGAGTTCTTCCAGTCCCAGCAAGTGGGCTACGGCGCCACCATCGCCACCGCACTCACCATCGTCATCGCCGCCGTCTCGGTCGTCTTCCTGCTCGCCCAGACCCGACTCGAGCGCAAGGAAGAGGAACGCTAA